The following proteins come from a genomic window of Varunaivibrio sulfuroxidans:
- a CDS encoding RT0821/Lpp0805 family surface protein has translation MTVFQHRLFRPALTLVLSTPLLAACVGDPVLQQLSTLTSGQKAYAPTLPPAPIPTPVVGTRYYYSNGVTERVTAVGGDDVTWINNRRHKQISSRDFTIPEKFVETTTRDYNRVLHGAPGALWPLGVGNTSRFTVINHVKLKGAKKDTKYVQRWQCAVDGTERVRVLAGTFDTYKVECKRFSPTFRFYQKRTWYYAPEIGQYVRREDYYKYPGKTYRRELTAVYSILPGVATPIRREIRKTFQVALENHKSGVPLTWRDKKTGAATTVTPVLTYKAASGAFCRTYRQSITLNGKTHLYPGVACRESRLKWVIPRLAQL, from the coding sequence ATGACAGTATTTCAGCATCGCCTTTTTCGCCCCGCATTAACTCTCGTGCTAAGCACTCCGTTGTTGGCCGCCTGCGTCGGCGATCCCGTGCTACAACAGTTGTCCACCTTGACTTCCGGTCAGAAGGCCTATGCCCCGACATTGCCCCCGGCGCCAATTCCCACGCCCGTCGTCGGCACGCGGTACTATTACTCCAACGGCGTCACCGAGCGGGTGACGGCGGTTGGCGGCGACGACGTCACCTGGATCAACAATAGGCGTCATAAACAGATATCCAGCCGCGACTTTACGATCCCCGAAAAATTCGTGGAGACGACGACCCGCGATTACAATCGCGTCCTGCACGGCGCGCCGGGCGCACTTTGGCCGCTCGGCGTCGGCAACACCAGCAGGTTCACGGTGATTAACCACGTCAAGCTCAAGGGCGCGAAAAAGGACACGAAATACGTTCAACGCTGGCAATGCGCCGTGGACGGAACGGAACGCGTCCGCGTCCTGGCCGGGACCTTCGACACCTATAAGGTCGAGTGCAAGCGCTTCAGTCCGACATTCCGTTTTTATCAAAAACGAACCTGGTATTACGCCCCCGAAATCGGACAATACGTCCGCCGTGAAGATTATTACAAGTACCCGGGGAAAACCTATCGCCGCGAGTTAACGGCGGTCTATTCGATCCTGCCCGGCGTGGCCACGCCGATACGGCGAGAGATCCGAAAAACATTCCAGGTCGCCCTGGAAAATCATAAAAGCGGCGTCCCCCTGACGTGGCGCGACAAGAAAACCGGCGCCGCGACCACCGTCACCCCGGTACTCACGTATAAGGCCGCTTCCGGCGCTTTTTGCCGGACCTATCGCCAGAGCATCACCCTGAATGGCAAGACCCACCTGTACCCCGGCGTCGCCTGTCGCGAAAGTCGATTGAAGTGGGTTATCCCTCGCCTCGCGCAGCTTTGA
- the glcF gene encoding glycolate oxidase subunit GlcF translates to MQTLFSPEQRRREVVREADAILRTCVHCGFCTATCPTYVLLGDELDSPRGRIYLIKDMMEGDKPATEKVVRHIDRCLSCLSCMTTCPSGVDYMHLIDRARVHIHRTYRRPFGARCLRAVLAWVLVRPKVFRLSLIGARLARPFQKFLPGRLKGMVAMAPAALPRSSPLDRPGVHVAHDIAHDIAQGKHRLRVALHPGCAQQVLAPRINAAAVRLLTRLGCEVVISKGLGCCGALVHHMGREDDAQAQARANVAAWVREMDGAGLDAIVVTASGCGTTLKDYGYLLKDDPQIAAAAQRVAALVRDISEVLIDLGMSADKGRGTVVGYHAPCSMQHGQKLKNQPQELLRQAGFDVREPAEAHLCCGSAGTYNLLQPDLAARLGARKVENLDKTEAAMIATGNIGCMVQIAQRTEVPVVHTVELLDWAMGGPKPAPLV, encoded by the coding sequence ATGCAGACCCTGTTCAGCCCCGAGCAGCGCCGGCGCGAGGTCGTACGCGAGGCGGACGCTATTTTGCGCACATGCGTGCATTGCGGTTTTTGCACTGCGACGTGCCCAACCTATGTGTTGCTGGGTGATGAGTTGGACAGTCCGCGTGGGCGCATTTATCTCATCAAGGACATGATGGAAGGGGACAAGCCCGCCACGGAAAAAGTCGTGCGTCACATTGACCGCTGTTTGTCGTGCTTGTCGTGCATGACGACGTGTCCGTCGGGGGTGGATTACATGCATCTGATCGACCGCGCGCGGGTTCACATACACCGCACCTATCGCCGCCCTTTTGGCGCGCGGTGTTTGCGCGCCGTTCTGGCGTGGGTCCTTGTCCGGCCCAAGGTATTCCGCCTGTCCTTGATCGGCGCGCGCTTGGCGCGGCCTTTTCAAAAATTTCTTCCCGGCAGGTTGAAAGGCATGGTGGCGATGGCTCCCGCCGCATTGCCCAGATCGTCGCCGCTGGATAGACCGGGGGTTCATGTCGCCCATGATATCGCCCATGATATCGCCCAAGGGAAACACCGGCTTCGCGTCGCGCTACATCCAGGGTGCGCCCAACAAGTGCTCGCCCCGCGCATCAATGCGGCTGCGGTGCGTCTGCTAACACGTCTGGGTTGTGAAGTCGTGATCAGCAAGGGCTTGGGGTGTTGCGGCGCGCTGGTTCATCACATGGGGCGCGAGGATGACGCCCAGGCCCAAGCACGGGCCAACGTCGCCGCCTGGGTCCGGGAGATGGACGGCGCCGGGCTGGACGCCATTGTCGTGACCGCGTCGGGGTGCGGAACTACGCTCAAGGATTATGGCTATTTATTGAAAGACGACCCTCAAATCGCCGCCGCCGCCCAGCGCGTCGCCGCCTTGGTGCGCGATATTTCCGAGGTCTTGATCGATCTGGGGATGTCCGCCGACAAGGGGCGGGGAACGGTGGTCGGCTATCATGCGCCGTGTTCGATGCAACACGGACAGAAACTTAAAAATCAGCCCCAGGAACTGTTGCGTCAGGCCGGGTTCGATGTTCGCGAACCCGCCGAGGCGCATCTGTGTTGTGGCTCGGCGGGCACTTATAATTTGCTACAGCCCGACCTTGCGGCGCGGTTGGGTGCGCGCAAGGTCGAGAACCTGGATAAAACCGAAGCCGCCATGATCGCCACCGGCAACATCGGGTGCATGGTGCAGATCGCCCAGCGCACCGAAGTTCCCGTGGTGCATACGGTCGAACTCCTCGATTGGGCGATGGGCGGTCCCAAGCCTGCCCCCCTGGTTTGA
- a CDS encoding FAD-binding protein → MTTRLQPQTSSELQAMLAEAARRRTSLEIRAGASKLSWGGVVRADNILDMNAFSGIDLYQPEELVMTAGAATPLMKIDALLREQSQQLAFEPANFSRLLGATDSATIGGVFSCNLSGPRRIKIGAARDHLLGFSAVNGVGEPFKSGGRVVKNVSGFDLCKLMSGAFGTLGAIERVSFKVLAKAEKTRTVLLFGLDDRDGARAMTMGLNSPHEISAAMHLPEDVAALSSVSYVRGAGRAVTALRLEGPGPSVEKRCADVRALLHLFGGGEELHSANSAELWREVRDVLFYCDDNSQVWRISVPPAQGAVVGAALLRATEGRVFYDWGGGLLWLSHAPVDDAHHEIVRRTVGDLGHATLIRADAAVRARTPVFQPQPTALATLAHRVRDAFDPEGILNPGRMD, encoded by the coding sequence ATGACGACACGCTTACAGCCGCAAACATCCAGCGAGCTTCAGGCCATGCTTGCCGAGGCGGCGCGCCGCCGCACGTCGTTGGAGATCCGCGCCGGCGCTTCGAAGCTGTCATGGGGTGGAGTCGTGCGCGCCGATAACATTTTGGATATGAACGCTTTTTCCGGTATCGATTTATATCAACCCGAAGAGCTGGTGATGACGGCGGGCGCGGCGACCCCCTTGATGAAAATCGACGCGCTGTTGCGTGAACAATCCCAGCAGTTGGCTTTCGAGCCGGCTAATTTTTCGCGCCTGCTTGGCGCTACCGACAGCGCCACCATTGGGGGTGTTTTTTCTTGCAACCTATCGGGTCCTCGGCGGATAAAAATTGGCGCCGCGCGGGATCATTTGCTGGGATTTTCGGCGGTCAATGGAGTAGGGGAGCCGTTTAAATCGGGTGGGCGCGTGGTCAAGAATGTTTCGGGGTTCGATTTGTGCAAGTTGATGAGCGGAGCGTTCGGGACGCTGGGGGCGATCGAGCGGGTTTCCTTCAAGGTGCTGGCGAAGGCGGAAAAAACGCGTACCGTATTGCTTTTCGGTTTGGACGATCGCGATGGCGCGCGGGCGATGACGATGGGATTGAACAGCCCTCACGAGATTTCCGCGGCGATGCATCTGCCCGAGGATGTCGCCGCTTTGTCATCGGTGTCCTACGTGCGCGGCGCCGGGCGCGCCGTCACGGCGTTGCGCCTTGAGGGACCAGGACCATCGGTGGAGAAACGCTGCGCGGATGTTCGCGCTCTGTTGCATCTTTTTGGCGGCGGCGAGGAATTGCACAGCGCAAACAGCGCCGAGCTGTGGCGAGAGGTGCGCGACGTTCTGTTTTATTGCGATGACAATAGCCAGGTTTGGCGTATTTCCGTTCCGCCCGCCCAAGGGGCCGTCGTTGGCGCGGCGCTGCTCCGGGCGACCGAAGGACGGGTGTTCTACGACTGGGGTGGCGGGCTGCTTTGGTTGTCCCACGCCCCCGTCGATGACGCCCATCATGAAATCGTGCGCCGCACCGTGGGCGACCTTGGCCATGCCACCTTGATTCGCGCCGACGCGGCGGTGCGCGCCCGGACGCCGGTCTTTCAGCCCCAGCCTACCGCATTGGCGACGTTGGCGCATCGGGTGCGTGACGCTTTCGATCCCGAGGGCATTTTAAATCCGGGGAGGATGGACTGA
- a CDS encoding FAD-linked oxidase C-terminal domain-containing protein, which yields MKMPLPDDGVIARRGDIVAAMRGIVPGEGVIVDEEELKVFECDGLLAYRQLPLIVVLPETTEQVSRILRYCHENGVKVVPRGAGTGLSGGALPLADGITLGLGKFNKILEIDFYNRCVVAQPGVTNLSITSAVDGDGYYYAPDPSSRIACSIGGNVAENAGGMHCLKYGLTTNNLLAVEMVLMSGEVVRLGGKHLDSGGLDLMGVVTGSEGLLGVITEVTVRILPKPTSARVVLLGFPSSNAGGRCVAGIIGAGIIPGAMEMMDKPAIAAMEQFVSSGYWLDVEAILIVELDGPEVEVDHLLGVVEGIARDVGCSHVRVSEGEDERRQFWAGRMSAFPSVGRLSPDYMTMDGTIPRHQLPAVLTRMAQLSDSYGLRVANVFHAGDGNLHPLILYDANRPGEMEKAEAFGADILRLCVEVGGVLSGEHGIGVEKRDLMGDMFTDQDMVQQSRLKCAFDGHGLLNPGKVFPILHRCAEMGKLNVRDGRLPFPDIPRF from the coding sequence ATGAAAATGCCTCTTCCCGATGACGGCGTCATCGCTCGGCGCGGCGACATCGTCGCCGCGATGCGTGGGATCGTTCCCGGCGAAGGCGTTATCGTCGATGAGGAGGAGCTGAAGGTTTTCGAATGCGACGGCCTGCTCGCATACCGCCAACTCCCCCTTATCGTGGTGCTTCCGGAAACCACCGAACAGGTCTCGCGGATCTTGCGCTACTGCCATGAAAACGGGGTAAAAGTCGTCCCCCGTGGGGCGGGTACGGGACTTTCCGGCGGTGCGTTGCCGCTGGCCGACGGCATTACCCTGGGGCTGGGTAAATTCAATAAAATTCTGGAAATCGATTTTTACAATCGCTGTGTCGTCGCCCAGCCCGGCGTCACGAATTTATCGATCACCTCGGCGGTCGATGGCGACGGTTATTACTACGCGCCCGACCCGTCGAGCCGGATCGCGTGTTCCATCGGCGGCAATGTCGCGGAAAACGCCGGCGGCATGCATTGCCTGAAATACGGATTGACCACCAACAACCTCCTGGCGGTCGAAATGGTTCTGATGTCCGGCGAGGTGGTTCGCCTGGGCGGCAAGCATTTAGATAGCGGCGGGCTCGACCTGATGGGAGTCGTGACGGGATCGGAAGGTCTGCTCGGGGTGATCACCGAGGTTACGGTGCGTATTTTGCCCAAGCCGACCAGCGCACGGGTCGTGCTGCTGGGTTTTCCCTCATCCAATGCCGGGGGGCGGTGCGTGGCTGGGATCATCGGCGCGGGGATCATTCCCGGCGCGATGGAGATGATGGACAAGCCCGCTATCGCGGCGATGGAACAGTTTGTCAGTTCGGGCTACTGGCTGGACGTGGAAGCAATCCTCATCGTCGAACTGGATGGTCCCGAAGTCGAAGTGGACCACCTTTTGGGCGTGGTCGAAGGTATCGCCAGGGACGTCGGGTGCAGCCACGTGCGCGTCAGCGAGGGCGAAGACGAGCGGCGGCAATTTTGGGCCGGGCGGATGTCGGCGTTCCCCTCGGTAGGACGCCTGTCTCCCGATTACATGACCATGGACGGCACCATTCCGCGCCACCAGTTGCCGGCGGTCCTCACGCGCATGGCGCAATTGTCCGACTCATACGGATTGCGCGTCGCCAACGTGTTTCATGCCGGCGATGGTAATCTCCATCCGCTCATTTTGTATGACGCCAATCGTCCGGGTGAAATGGAAAAGGCCGAGGCCTTCGGCGCCGATATCCTCAGGCTGTGCGTCGAGGTCGGCGGCGTGCTCTCCGGCGAGCATGGCATCGGGGTCGAGAAACGCGACCTGATGGGCGATATGTTCACGGACCAGGACATGGTGCAGCAATCCCGCCTGAAGTGCGCCTTCGACGGGCATGGTTTGCTCAATCCGGGAAAGGTTTTTCCGATTTTGCACCGCTGCGCCGAAATGGGAAAGTTGAATGTGCGTGACGGGCGGCTCCCATTTCCGGATATTCCCAGATTCTAA
- the ykgO gene encoding type B 50S ribosomal protein L36, protein MKVRNSLKSAKSRDKNCVIVRRKGRVYVINKRNPRFKARQG, encoded by the coding sequence ATGAAGGTAAGAAATTCCCTGAAGTCGGCGAAGTCGCGCGACAAAAATTGTGTCATCGTGCGCCGCAAGGGACGCGTTTACGTCATCAACAAGCGCAATCCGCGTTTCAAGGCGCGCCAAGGCTGA
- a CDS encoding mechanosensitive ion channel family protein — MDYATFNYLLDPATYLHALRGVEPWIRTNVLGMGNVIQFFAIALSYLPARFLRGGTHRLLQTVRDKTIPKRFHARLAIEVSIFALPVVWLALLGLAHLAIAKAGGATQLTGVALSLLTAWIVIRLAANFIADPWWARAMAATVWVLAALNILGLLAPTITVLDTIALTFGKTRISVLGVFKTMIALAVMLWMANLLSSTIERRIGTFPNLTPSLRVLFGKLLRIALITLAVLVALESVGIDLTALTVFSGALGLGLGFGLQKVASNLVSGVILLLDRSVKPGDVIAIGETYGWINSLGARYVSVVTRDGIEHLIPNEELISSPVENWSYTDRLVRQHLPFGVSYTSDLHKARALAIEAATSFERILKTPEPRCLLKGYGDSAVNLELRVWIQDAEKGLSNIKSDIYFKIWDLYHENGVEFPFPQRDIHIKGTVPVSVETATGRADVGAQKK, encoded by the coding sequence ATGGATTACGCCACTTTCAACTATCTACTGGATCCCGCGACGTACCTTCACGCCCTTCGCGGTGTCGAGCCTTGGATCAGGACCAATGTCTTGGGCATGGGCAATGTCATCCAGTTTTTCGCCATCGCGCTAAGCTACCTTCCCGCCCGTTTTCTGCGCGGAGGGACGCACCGATTGCTGCAAACCGTCCGTGACAAAACTATTCCCAAGCGTTTTCACGCCCGCCTGGCGATCGAAGTTTCAATCTTCGCCCTACCCGTCGTCTGGTTGGCCCTATTGGGTCTCGCGCATCTGGCCATCGCCAAGGCCGGTGGGGCGACGCAACTGACGGGCGTGGCCCTCAGTCTTCTGACGGCATGGATCGTCATTCGTCTGGCCGCCAATTTCATCGCCGACCCATGGTGGGCGCGCGCGATGGCCGCCACCGTATGGGTTTTAGCGGCGCTCAATATTCTCGGCCTGTTGGCCCCAACCATTACCGTTCTCGATACGATCGCGCTCACCTTCGGCAAAACTCGGATTTCGGTGCTCGGGGTGTTCAAGACCATGATCGCCCTGGCCGTGATGTTGTGGATGGCCAACTTATTGTCGAGCACGATTGAACGGCGGATCGGCACGTTCCCCAACCTGACGCCGTCATTGCGCGTCCTCTTCGGAAAACTGCTGCGCATCGCCCTAATAACGCTAGCGGTGCTGGTCGCCTTGGAAAGCGTCGGCATTGACTTGACCGCCCTGACCGTCTTCAGCGGCGCGCTGGGGCTGGGCCTGGGGTTCGGCTTGCAAAAAGTCGCCTCGAACCTGGTCAGCGGCGTCATTTTATTATTGGACAGATCGGTCAAACCCGGCGACGTCATCGCCATCGGGGAAACGTACGGTTGGATCAACTCCTTAGGTGCGCGCTATGTTTCCGTCGTCACCCGGGACGGCATCGAACATCTTATTCCCAATGAAGAGCTGATTAGCAGCCCCGTCGAAAATTGGTCTTATACCGACCGTCTGGTGCGCCAACACCTCCCTTTCGGGGTCAGCTACACATCCGATCTTCACAAAGCCCGCGCTCTCGCGATCGAAGCGGCGACGTCGTTTGAGCGCATCCTAAAAACGCCGGAGCCTCGTTGTTTGCTCAAGGGGTACGGCGATAGCGCGGTCAACCTGGAATTGCGCGTCTGGATTCAAGACGCCGAAAAAGGATTGTCCAATATTAAAAGCGATATTTATTTTAAAATATGGGACCTTTACCACGAGAACGGCGTTGAATTTCCCTTCCCTCAACGCGACATCCACATCAAGGGCACGGTGCCCGTCAGCGTCGAAACCGCCACCGGACGCGCGGATGTCGGTGCGCAAAAAAAATAA